The following coding sequences are from one Desulfosporosinus orientis DSM 765 window:
- a CDS encoding AraC family transcriptional regulator — MDWLQAMNKAIDYLEGTLTEKLNIEAVAKLALTSPFHFQRMFHMITGLTVAEYRRRRRLTLSAQEIMLGEKVIDVALKYGYETPEAFTKAFRKVHGMSPSAAREPGANLKAFPKLSFHISIKGDKDMNYKMIDKSTFKVIGKARRITTKDGENLQLIPAFWNECMEDGSYERICSLADESGVFGICMDFEQNYEAFTYMIAVKDNGSAPEDFRAAEIPAARWAVFESVGPMPGAIQKVWERIYSEWFPATGYQQEEGPQLRYIP; from the coding sequence ATGGATTGGCTTCAAGCAATGAATAAGGCAATTGATTATCTGGAAGGGACGCTGACTGAAAAGCTGAATATCGAAGCGGTGGCAAAGCTGGCCCTTACTTCCCCTTTTCACTTTCAGCGGATGTTTCATATGATTACCGGACTGACTGTCGCCGAATATAGGCGAAGAAGGCGCCTGACCCTGTCAGCTCAAGAAATCATGCTGGGTGAAAAAGTTATTGATGTGGCCTTAAAGTATGGTTATGAGACACCTGAAGCCTTTACCAAAGCGTTTCGAAAAGTGCATGGCATGAGTCCTTCGGCTGCTCGTGAGCCGGGGGCAAATCTCAAAGCCTTTCCCAAGCTGTCCTTTCATATATCCATAAAAGGAGATAAAGATATGAATTACAAAATGATTGACAAAAGCACATTCAAAGTTATTGGCAAAGCCAGGAGGATAACCACCAAGGATGGTGAAAACCTGCAGTTGATACCGGCTTTTTGGAATGAGTGCATGGAAGATGGGTCTTATGAAAGGATTTGCTCCCTGGCGGATGAGAGTGGTGTCTTTGGTATCTGCATGGATTTTGAACAAAACTATGAAGCTTTTACGTATATGATTGCCGTTAAAGACAATGGATCAGCTCCTGAGGATTTTAGGGCTGCCGAAATACCTGCTGCACGGTGGGCAGTTTTTGAGTCTGTTGGCCCCATGCCTGGCGCTATTCAAAAGGTTTGGGAGCGAATTTACTCAGAATGGTTTCCGGCAACAGGGTATCAGCAGGAAGAAGGGCCACAGCTGAGGTATATCCCCTAG
- a CDS encoding NADP-dependent isocitrate dehydrogenase: MQKIQMNVPLVEMDGDEMTRIIWKSIKEILLNPYIDLKTEYYDLGLQKRDETEDKITVDAAMANKKYGVAVKCATITPNAQRVEEYKLKQMWKSPNGTIRAILDGTVFRAPIIAKGIQPLVPTWKKPITIARHAYGDVYRNVEYRVDGPGKAELVFTNDKGEESRQTIFDFPGKGVLMGMHNLDSSIESFARSCFNYALEVKQDLWFSTKDTISKQYDHRFKDIFQEIYDQEYQDKFAEAKIEYFYTLIDDAVARVIRSDGGYIWACKNYDGDVMSDMVATAFGSLAMMTSVLVSPEGNFEFEAAHGTVTRHYYKHLKGEETSTNSMATIFAWTGALRKRGELDGLQDLVEFANQLEAASLQTIEAGIMTKDLALISELPDKKVVNTEQFLEEIKRTLDKIRG, translated from the coding sequence GTGCAAAAGATTCAAATGAATGTTCCTTTAGTAGAAATGGATGGAGATGAGATGACCAGGATCATCTGGAAATCCATTAAGGAAATTTTGCTTAACCCCTACATTGATTTAAAGACAGAATACTATGATCTCGGCCTCCAAAAAAGAGATGAAACAGAGGATAAAATCACCGTTGACGCTGCCATGGCTAACAAGAAATATGGAGTAGCCGTCAAATGTGCAACAATCACACCAAATGCTCAAAGGGTTGAGGAATATAAGCTTAAGCAAATGTGGAAAAGCCCTAATGGTACCATCAGAGCCATTTTGGATGGCACGGTTTTCCGGGCTCCAATTATTGCCAAGGGAATTCAGCCTTTAGTCCCAACCTGGAAAAAGCCCATTACCATAGCTCGTCACGCCTATGGGGATGTTTACAGGAATGTAGAGTATCGAGTGGATGGGCCAGGTAAGGCGGAACTGGTCTTTACCAATGATAAGGGGGAAGAATCCCGGCAGACTATCTTTGACTTCCCAGGTAAGGGCGTTCTTATGGGAATGCATAACTTGGACAGTTCCATTGAAAGCTTTGCACGCTCTTGCTTTAATTATGCCCTGGAAGTAAAACAAGACTTGTGGTTCTCCACCAAAGATACCATCTCAAAGCAATATGATCACAGGTTTAAAGATATCTTCCAGGAGATTTATGATCAGGAGTATCAAGATAAATTTGCAGAGGCAAAGATAGAGTACTTTTATACCTTGATTGATGATGCCGTTGCCCGGGTTATTCGCTCAGATGGAGGGTACATATGGGCTTGCAAAAACTATGATGGGGATGTTATGTCAGACATGGTCGCTACGGCCTTTGGCAGCTTGGCCATGATGACCTCAGTGCTGGTTTCTCCTGAAGGAAACTTTGAGTTTGAGGCGGCCCATGGTACGGTTACCAGACATTATTATAAGCATCTTAAAGGGGAAGAGACTTCGACGAATTCCATGGCGACAATTTTTGCCTGGACAGGTGCCTTGAGAAAACGGGGAGAACTTGATGGCTTGCAAGATCTGGTTGAGTTTGCCAATCAATTAGAAGCAGCTTCACTGCAAACCATAGAAGCCGGAATTATGACAAAGGATCTGGCCCTCATTTCAGAGCTGCCTGATAAGAAAGTGGTTAATACAGAACAGTTCCTGGAAGAAATAAAACGGACACTGGACAAAATACGGGGATAA
- a CDS encoding YjfB family protein, whose product MDIAALSIVLNQTKVQQQAGLSVVKLAMDVASNQSDSLILLERDNIKAMETSVQPFLGANLDIQV is encoded by the coding sequence TTGGATATAGCAGCCTTATCAATCGTGCTTAATCAAACTAAAGTTCAACAACAGGCGGGCCTCTCTGTCGTGAAATTAGCTATGGATGTTGCGTCGAATCAAAGTGATTCATTGATATTGTTAGAACGCGATAATATTAAGGCTATGGAGACGTCTGTTCAACCTTTCTTAGGTGCTAATCTGGATATCCAAGTGTAG
- a CDS encoding TIGR02328 family protein → MRLWHEKLLPHLPRQQLLGQHRECCALRGNSWGKPHSVVNYVFGYSRERLWSYHVRVMNEMERRGYRADRVWLDPGYRGKAATPFEPDWNEIQRLKEECVSSFVYPEHNDEYLAECLENLRSKEIIITIS, encoded by the coding sequence ATGCGTTTATGGCATGAAAAGCTTCTCCCTCATTTGCCAAGGCAGCAATTATTAGGACAACACAGGGAATGCTGCGCCCTTCGCGGCAATAGCTGGGGCAAGCCTCATTCCGTTGTGAATTATGTATTTGGCTACTCAAGAGAACGGCTATGGAGTTATCATGTACGGGTAATGAATGAGATGGAGAGGCGAGGGTACAGGGCAGATCGGGTTTGGCTGGATCCCGGATATCGGGGGAAAGCGGCGACGCCTTTTGAACCGGACTGGAATGAGATTCAGCGCTTAAAGGAGGAATGTGTTTCATCCTTTGTATACCCGGAGCACAATGACGAGTACCTGGCTGAGTGTTTAGAAAACCTGCGCAGCAAAGAAATTATCATTACTATATCTTAA
- a CDS encoding PAS domain S-box protein produces MTYVNDAMKYQQIFFVSPAVMIIFDFFNGDIVEVNKAAIDYYGYSYDEFLNMKIFSINIADPLTIFEKLKEVNRSKTFLFKHKLKNGDVRDVEVFAGLIKIEGKTLINSIVIDITDKIRAEHELRVSSERLALVRFTYEMQRRSDFINDLLDGGLTYEEKTSTIAWELDLDFSKPFFCCLVSLHFPSGKKAIKSNAGEDLKQQIGQIIYHLSNNLNYFIWDNRDRIGILCQEGTCQEYWEDSMGAAVKLKELISFMSPDLQISIGISEIHCGIGSIKKSYHEASQAQILALCQEQTGGTIYHHKDMGLFQILTSIYGEESAYEFVDNMIGPLIRYDAEKGTNLRITLEEILQNHNLKDAAEKLYIHYKTLVFRKKRVEKILGVSLDNPDTRLALAAATKLYKIRNIKQSYYPQR; encoded by the coding sequence ATGACTTATGTAAATGATGCTATGAAGTATCAGCAAATCTTTTTCGTAAGTCCAGCCGTTATGATTATTTTTGATTTTTTTAACGGTGACATAGTAGAGGTAAACAAAGCTGCTATTGATTACTACGGATATTCATATGATGAATTTCTGAATATGAAAATTTTCAGTATTAACATAGCAGATCCCTTAACCATCTTTGAAAAACTCAAGGAAGTTAATAGATCCAAGACTTTTCTGTTTAAACACAAACTGAAAAACGGTGATGTTCGCGATGTTGAAGTCTTTGCAGGGTTAATCAAAATAGAAGGAAAAACATTGATTAATTCCATTGTTATTGATATTACGGATAAAATTCGGGCTGAACATGAATTGAGGGTCAGTAGTGAGCGTTTAGCACTTGTGCGGTTTACTTATGAGATGCAGAGAAGAAGCGATTTTATAAATGATTTATTAGATGGCGGTTTGACTTATGAAGAGAAAACAAGCACAATTGCCTGGGAGTTGGACCTTGATTTTAGTAAACCATTCTTTTGTTGTTTAGTCAGTTTGCACTTTCCCAGTGGAAAAAAGGCAATAAAAAGCAATGCGGGAGAAGATCTTAAGCAGCAGATAGGTCAAATCATCTATCATTTAAGCAATAACCTAAACTATTTTATTTGGGATAACCGGGATAGAATTGGTATCCTGTGTCAGGAGGGTACCTGCCAGGAATATTGGGAAGATAGTATGGGGGCGGCGGTAAAGCTGAAAGAGCTGATAAGCTTCATGAGCCCGGATCTTCAAATATCAATAGGAATCAGTGAGATACACTGTGGCATTGGCAGTATTAAGAAAAGTTATCATGAAGCTTCGCAGGCTCAGATTCTTGCACTATGTCAGGAGCAAACCGGCGGGACTATCTACCATCACAAAGATATGGGACTTTTTCAGATTCTGACCTCTATTTATGGGGAGGAATCCGCCTACGAATTTGTAGATAATATGATTGGCCCATTAATTCGCTACGATGCCGAAAAAGGAACAAATCTTAGGATTACTTTGGAAGAGATTTTGCAAAACCATAATCTTAAAGATGCTGCGGAGAAATTGTATATTCACTATAAAACCTTAGTGTTTCGCAAAAAGCGAGTTGAAAAGATATTAGGAGTATCCTTAGATAATCCAGATACCAGGCTGGCCCTTGCAGCAGCCACTAAGCTCTATAAAATAAGGAACATCAAACAATCTTATTATCCCCAAAGATAA
- a CDS encoding methyl-accepting chemotaxis protein produces the protein MFFKRQTTNSLLQGNENSDYEKFYQCLKDCNFSHKIDLDIPSSSPLFPVVEIMNRIISERQAEAKQGLQELDKTVQTLTSMTSIRQMLNQIHDQTFQLSNLSAQAEELGASASEVAVAATNSSGFVEESTKEAVAGGEKIEQAIKFVEHSFAEFETVSQQVQDVMNSMQEIQQIVGVISGVADQTNLLALNAAIEAARAAEHGRGFAVVADEVRKLAEYTKGSVADISRKMSRLSQNSAETTQKITSLNTTMESGKKVMQEAGESLQRMIQNFSSVAEDIHSIAAGSEEQSAASEESASSIEALSQASETIDSIAKVTGQGIYDISRALQNIRMVRIQNTPELGTYEALELYKTDHLLWTWRIYNMILGFDILKSSEITDHHQCRLGQWVDNIGNEKCGSLAALRQLEEPHRKVHDFARQAAAAYEEGNLAKAEEILTVMTQASQEVVDLLSQLQKDCHD, from the coding sequence TTGTTTTTTAAGCGACAGACCACTAATTCATTATTACAAGGCAATGAGAACTCAGACTATGAAAAATTCTATCAGTGTTTAAAGGATTGTAATTTTTCGCACAAGATTGATCTGGATATCCCTTCTTCAAGCCCCTTATTCCCCGTTGTCGAGATTATGAACCGAATTATTTCAGAACGGCAAGCTGAGGCAAAACAAGGATTGCAAGAGTTGGATAAAACAGTTCAAACCCTGACCAGTATGACGTCGATTCGGCAGATGTTAAACCAAATTCATGATCAAACCTTTCAACTTAGCAATCTTTCAGCTCAAGCGGAAGAATTGGGCGCCAGTGCCAGTGAGGTTGCTGTAGCAGCAACTAATTCTTCAGGATTCGTGGAGGAATCCACGAAAGAAGCGGTTGCCGGAGGAGAAAAAATTGAACAAGCTATCAAATTTGTCGAACATTCCTTCGCCGAGTTTGAAACAGTCAGTCAACAAGTTCAAGACGTGATGAATTCTATGCAGGAAATCCAGCAAATTGTGGGGGTAATATCAGGGGTTGCCGATCAAACCAATTTATTGGCTCTTAATGCTGCCATTGAGGCGGCACGGGCTGCAGAACATGGTCGAGGGTTTGCTGTTGTAGCCGATGAAGTTCGAAAATTAGCAGAGTATACAAAAGGATCCGTCGCAGATATTAGCCGGAAAATGTCAAGATTAAGTCAAAATTCTGCAGAGACAACTCAAAAGATTACCTCCCTTAACACAACAATGGAAAGCGGCAAAAAAGTCATGCAAGAGGCAGGAGAGTCCTTGCAAAGAATGATTCAGAACTTTTCCTCTGTTGCTGAAGATATTCACAGTATTGCAGCAGGTAGTGAAGAGCAAAGTGCTGCCAGTGAGGAGTCGGCAAGCAGTATTGAAGCGCTGTCTCAGGCCTCAGAAACGATTGATTCCATTGCAAAGGTAACCGGCCAAGGGATCTATGATATCAGCCGGGCTTTACAAAATATTCGAATGGTACGAATTCAAAACACACCTGAATTAGGCACGTATGAAGCTTTGGAATTATATAAGACCGACCATTTACTTTGGACTTGGCGGATCTATAATATGATTTTAGGATTTGACATTCTAAAATCCAGTGAAATCACGGATCATCATCAATGCCGCTTGGGACAATGGGTGGATAACATTGGGAATGAAAAATGCGGAAGTTTAGCGGCGCTTCGTCAACTTGAAGAACCCCATCGGAAAGTACACGACTTTGCCCGTCAGGCGGCGGCAGCTTATGAAGAGGGGAATCTGGCCAAAGCAGAGGAAATTCTGACGGTAATGACCCAAGCTTCTCAAGAGGTTGTCGATTTATTAAGTCAACTGCAGAAGGACTGTCACGATTAA
- a CDS encoding M48 family metallopeptidase yields MNHVTIENQAIPYEERRSTRYRRITLSMFEDRLRVSAPKYVSAKQLQDVIVSKREWILKNWLIKQDKLKEPVEFVDGEHFLYKGNTLQLKVIKYPHKMPRVFREGQVLKVYLPQGLPEEDRNANIKAALLVWYKAQARKVLLDKLEMHAKKMKVVFHMVRLKEQKTIWGSCSSKGNLNLNWRIIMAPEAAMDYIIIHELSHLTHLNHSKEFWERVGEFMPDYKHWRKWFKDHGQELTF; encoded by the coding sequence GTGAATCATGTGACTATTGAGAATCAAGCGATTCCGTATGAAGAACGAAGGAGTACTCGTTATCGCAGAATCACTCTGAGCATGTTTGAAGATCGTCTTCGAGTCTCGGCTCCAAAATATGTTTCTGCTAAGCAGCTGCAAGACGTGATTGTATCGAAACGAGAGTGGATATTAAAGAATTGGCTCATTAAGCAAGATAAGCTGAAGGAGCCCGTAGAATTTGTGGATGGGGAACATTTTTTATATAAGGGAAATACTCTGCAGCTGAAAGTTATTAAGTACCCCCACAAAATGCCCCGGGTTTTTCGCGAAGGACAGGTGCTGAAAGTCTACCTGCCCCAAGGTTTGCCGGAAGAAGACAGAAACGCCAATATTAAGGCAGCATTATTAGTTTGGTATAAAGCTCAAGCCAGGAAGGTGCTTTTGGATAAGCTTGAGATGCATGCCAAAAAAATGAAGGTCGTTTTTCATATGGTTCGGCTTAAAGAGCAAAAGACGATATGGGGAAGCTGTTCAAGCAAGGGAAACCTGAATTTAAATTGGCGGATTATCATGGCTCCGGAGGCAGCCATGGATTATATCATTATTCATGAATTATCTCATCTGACCCATCTAAATCACTCCAAGGAGTTTTGGGAAAGGGTCGGGGAATTCATGCCCGACTATAAACACTGGAGAAAATGGTTTAAGGATCATGGCCAGGAGTTAACATTCTAA
- a CDS encoding mechanosensitive ion channel family protein has protein sequence MVQLMTNWFQNYGVNVIAARYIAVGILLVFIALLSVVAYFISRKIVLRFLSLVIKNNKLQWDDVMLERKVFHKLCNIVPAIIFYVFSTAFPGQMAVIIENLSSAYIILAGVLVLDALLNSVDDIYRTYEIAKHKPIKGYLQVAKIIIYIIGGILIIAAVIGQSSLWRLLSGIGALTAVLLLVFKDSLLGLVAGIQLSSNDMIRIGDWIEMSKYGANGDVIDISLNTVKVENFDKTITTIPTYALVSDSFINWRGMEQSGGRRINRSIYIDATSVTFCTDEMLDKFEKIHYLSDYIKQKKAEIALYNQEHNIDSTQSVNGRRLTNLGTFRAYIQCYLKNHPQIHKRMIQMVRQLPPGESGIPLDIYVFTNQTEWAIYESIQSDIFDHLFAVVPEFGLRVFQKPTGYDISQPLKDLKDCQESIKKL, from the coding sequence ATGGTTCAATTAATGACGAATTGGTTTCAGAATTATGGGGTAAATGTCATTGCGGCCCGATACATTGCCGTTGGTATATTACTTGTCTTTATCGCTTTACTTAGTGTTGTGGCTTATTTTATCAGCCGAAAAATTGTCTTAAGATTTCTTTCTCTTGTTATCAAAAATAATAAGTTGCAATGGGACGATGTTATGTTGGAACGAAAAGTCTTTCATAAATTGTGCAACATTGTCCCCGCTATAATCTTTTATGTCTTCTCCACGGCGTTTCCTGGGCAGATGGCGGTCATAATTGAAAACTTGTCATCAGCTTATATTATTCTAGCGGGAGTTTTAGTGCTGGATGCCCTATTAAACTCTGTTGATGATATTTATCGAACCTATGAGATAGCCAAGCATAAGCCAATCAAGGGATATCTCCAAGTAGCAAAGATCATTATTTATATTATTGGCGGCATTTTAATTATCGCTGCTGTCATCGGTCAAAGTTCTTTATGGCGGCTGTTAAGTGGTATTGGAGCTTTAACGGCTGTGCTCCTCTTGGTCTTCAAGGATTCTTTGCTGGGTTTGGTAGCCGGGATTCAGCTATCCTCCAACGATATGATTCGCATTGGGGACTGGATTGAAATGTCTAAATACGGCGCTAACGGAGACGTGATTGATATATCCCTAAATACCGTCAAAGTAGAGAACTTTGACAAGACCATCACCACCATCCCTACCTATGCCCTGGTTTCAGATTCTTTTATTAATTGGCGTGGTATGGAGCAATCCGGAGGAAGACGAATCAATCGTTCTATTTATATTGATGCAACGAGCGTCACCTTTTGCACTGACGAAATGTTAGATAAGTTTGAGAAAATACATTATTTATCCGACTATATTAAACAGAAAAAAGCAGAGATAGCCCTCTATAACCAGGAGCATAATATCGATTCCACTCAATCCGTGAATGGCAGACGACTGACCAACCTGGGGACCTTTCGGGCTTATATTCAATGTTATCTCAAAAATCATCCCCAGATACATAAAAGGATGATCCAAATGGTCAGGCAATTGCCGCCGGGAGAGTCGGGGATACCCCTGGATATTTATGTTTTTACCAATCAAACAGAATGGGCGATTTATGAAAGCATACAATCCGATATTTTTGACCATCTCTTTGCGGTAGTTCCTGAGTTTGGACTGCGAGTTTTTCAGAAGCCTACAGGGTACGACATCAGTCAGCCTTTAAAGGATCTAAAAGACTGTCAGGAGAGCATCAAGAAGTTATAA
- a CDS encoding class I adenylate-forming enzyme family protein: MDTLWRVIERNARNFPNQTALRYPPQNLTLTWQSLHSQALGLASTIQSLEIGIERIALLSPNKPEFVLGFLAAMVLDKAIVPINIRLSVREISNILTDGVISVLLYEESMALMAQELEQLGFTIINITTESAAGEDISSPHCDGTKAAEILYTSGTTGKPKGVMLSHQAILAAAKIMAYEAEIYAADNCLILMPLTHSAPLNLFLWGAFWAGASVTLGDFTPQTLLDYAAQEKTTHFFGAPVVYQLVSMIPNLGDWDLSIMKVWVYGGASVGAEAIVHWQTVLPGKWMGVYGLTEAGPNGTALRPQEHGGKTGSIGRRGTANTEIRVVRADNTDTDPDEAGEIILRSESLMAGYLNNPAATREALHSGWLYTGDIARRDKDGYIWILDRKKDMIITGGVNVYPKEIEDILSTHPAILELAVIGIPHKDWGESILAKLVLNPGETITLTDLKNYCRDKLADYKIPHCLSIVDSLPRNASGKILKHVLRAEYNP; encoded by the coding sequence ATGGATACATTATGGCGAGTTATTGAAAGGAATGCCCGGAATTTCCCTAATCAAACAGCATTGCGTTATCCGCCGCAAAACCTGACCTTAACTTGGCAATCTCTTCATTCCCAAGCCCTGGGCTTAGCATCAACTATTCAATCCCTGGAAATAGGTATTGAAAGAATTGCTCTCCTCTCTCCAAATAAGCCGGAATTTGTCTTAGGATTTCTGGCAGCCATGGTCCTAGATAAAGCTATTGTACCGATAAATATTCGTCTATCCGTAAGAGAAATCTCAAACATTCTGACTGATGGGGTAATCAGCGTACTCCTGTATGAGGAGAGTATGGCTCTGATGGCTCAAGAACTTGAACAGTTGGGGTTTACAATTATCAATATAACGACAGAAAGCGCTGCAGGGGAGGATATATCATCTCCTCATTGTGACGGAACAAAGGCAGCAGAAATCCTCTATACCTCAGGTACAACGGGCAAGCCCAAGGGAGTGATGCTCTCTCACCAGGCAATTTTAGCGGCAGCCAAAATAATGGCTTATGAAGCCGAAATATACGCAGCAGACAATTGTTTAATTCTCATGCCTTTGACACATTCTGCACCTTTGAATCTTTTTCTTTGGGGCGCTTTCTGGGCAGGTGCCTCTGTTACCCTCGGGGATTTTACCCCTCAAACTCTCTTGGATTACGCCGCCCAGGAAAAAACAACCCACTTTTTTGGGGCTCCAGTCGTTTACCAGCTGGTATCCATGATTCCGAATCTTGGAGATTGGGACCTGTCTATCATGAAAGTGTGGGTCTATGGCGGAGCCTCTGTGGGAGCAGAAGCAATTGTTCATTGGCAAACTGTGCTGCCGGGAAAATGGATGGGGGTTTACGGTTTGACAGAAGCAGGACCCAATGGCACCGCTCTCCGTCCCCAGGAACATGGAGGAAAAACCGGAAGCATTGGCCGCCGGGGCACCGCCAATACCGAAATACGCGTAGTTCGGGCTGACAATACAGATACCGACCCCGATGAAGCCGGTGAAATCATTCTTCGTTCTGAAAGTCTCATGGCCGGATATTTAAATAATCCAGCCGCTACAAGAGAAGCTCTTCATTCAGGTTGGCTATATACCGGAGATATTGCCAGACGGGACAAAGATGGCTATATATGGATTTTAGACCGCAAAAAGGACATGATCATTACCGGCGGAGTTAATGTTTACCCCAAGGAAATTGAAGACATCTTAAGCACTCATCCCGCCATCCTGGAATTAGCAGTCATCGGTATTCCCCATAAAGATTGGGGAGAAAGCATTTTAGCTAAGCTTGTCTTAAATCCTGGGGAAACAATAACACTCACAGACCTTAAAAATTATTGCCGGGATAAGCTTGCTGACTATAAGATTCCCCATTGTTTAAGTATTGTAGATAGCCTACCCCGCAATGCTTCAGGAAAAATACTAAAGCATGTACTCAGAGCAGAATACAATCCTTAA
- a CDS encoding xanthine phosphoribosyltransferase yields the protein MQLLKDKIRTSAKITDNRIIQVDNFLNHQLDIALFNEIGKEFKRRFSAKEITKIVTIETSGIAIASITAQYFNNVPVVFAKKHAGLNMNKDVYEAKVFSYTKNQEYLIKISKDYLTPNDKVLIIDDFLASGSALLGLYSLLAQSGAEIAGVGIVIEKTFQEGRKLIEEKGLHLESLAIIDSLQDGQVIFKE from the coding sequence ATGCAGCTCTTAAAAGATAAAATCCGTACCAGTGCTAAAATCACGGACAATAGAATTATTCAAGTAGATAACTTTTTAAATCACCAACTAGACATTGCCCTATTCAATGAAATAGGCAAGGAATTCAAACGCAGGTTCTCAGCTAAGGAAATCACCAAGATCGTTACCATCGAAACCTCAGGGATTGCCATTGCCAGTATCACTGCCCAATACTTTAATAATGTACCTGTGGTGTTTGCCAAAAAACATGCCGGCCTCAATATGAACAAAGATGTCTATGAAGCAAAGGTCTTTTCCTATACAAAGAATCAGGAGTATCTGATTAAAATATCCAAGGATTATTTAACCCCCAATGACAAAGTCTTAATTATTGATGATTTCCTGGCCAGCGGCAGTGCACTGCTGGGTCTTTACAGTTTGTTGGCTCAAAGCGGTGCGGAGATTGCCGGAGTAGGGATTGTAATTGAAAAAACCTTCCAAGAAGGCAGGAAATTAATCGAGGAAAAAGGGTTACATTTAGAGTCCTTGGCCATTATCGATTCTTTACAAGACGGCCAGGTTATTTTTAAGGAATAA
- a CDS encoding GntR family transcriptional regulator, giving the protein MFNTTSLREQVYNYLCHEIKKGNLRPGSFIHLDVLSKKLQISKTPLKEAILKLECEGFVEILPRRGIVVKKLTNQEIKDLYEIIGSLESSVILSVFDQITNDDIQQMKAYNQELLAALDEEEFDKYYQLNLDFHECFLKLSPNMTLRRYISPAKQRLYDFTKRQYVKEWELISLEEHSKFIRCIENGDREDAARVIKEEHWGWTIHEAHAVLYYELDRPVDEPANG; this is encoded by the coding sequence ATGTTTAATACCACTTCCCTTCGCGAGCAAGTCTATAATTACTTATGTCATGAAATTAAAAAAGGAAATTTACGTCCAGGTTCATTTATCCACCTGGATGTTTTGAGCAAAAAGCTGCAAATAAGCAAGACTCCTTTAAAAGAAGCCATTCTCAAGCTTGAATGCGAAGGCTTTGTCGAAATCCTCCCCAGAAGAGGAATCGTTGTTAAAAAATTAACCAATCAAGAAATCAAGGATCTATATGAAATTATTGGATCACTGGAATCTTCTGTGATACTTTCTGTATTTGACCAAATTACCAACGACGATATTCAACAGATGAAAGCTTACAATCAAGAATTGCTGGCAGCACTAGATGAAGAAGAGTTTGACAAGTATTATCAGCTGAATCTTGACTTTCATGAGTGTTTTCTGAAATTATCCCCCAATATGACCTTACGCAGGTATATCTCCCCTGCCAAACAGCGCCTTTATGATTTCACCAAACGCCAATACGTTAAAGAGTGGGAACTTATCAGCCTGGAGGAACACAGCAAATTTATCCGGTGCATCGAAAATGGAGATCGGGAAGATGCAGCCAGAGTTATTAAGGAGGAACACTGGGGCTGGACCATCCATGAAGCCCATGCCGTTCTGTACTATGAATTAGACCGCCCGGTCGATGAACCAGCTAATGGCTAG